A single region of the Sphingobium sp. TKS genome encodes:
- a CDS encoding TonB-dependent receptor domain-containing protein: MCRSALLRAGCALSALSAAFPAFAQDAASDTAPQAYHDQRADIVVTAIIPRRQGDILSGTSVVSGEALTRALRPTIGDTLAHQPGVSATSFGPNASRPVLRGFQGERVRILTDGIGSFDVSNTSVDHAVAINPLTADRIEVLRGPAALLYGSSAIGGVVNVIDSRIPRRVPDEPVHIDGIATYGSAANERTGSGEIEAPIGDKIVVHFDGSYSKSGDLDTGNYILTPALRAQAAASSDPAIEELASLRGKLPNSAARTWEVAGGAALITDGGNLGFSVAHTDNFYGVPVRYSLDPSGTAEQVRLHMKQDRADLRAELPVNGGFLESIRLRAGFADYQHQEIEESGAVGTTFYNQSIESRLELVQAKRGGWDGAIGAQFFARNFHVVGEEKFLPRNQTEQLGFFTLQSFDLGTTRVELGGRYEHTRVGADADETLLNPTYHRSFDALSGSLGISQEIIPGWRAGLNLSRTERAPSAEELFARGNHAGTQAFELGNPNFGPEKSWGIEGTLRGQGKGYTISLSAYHNWFDGYIYDSLADDSVCMAVNGGEPLDFPCYQNLQANARYLGFEAEGTLKVGQIGGYAINLDGVADYVRATIKGSGPAPRIPPLRLLGGVELQGDRLNLRGEVEHSFAQDRIADTETPTDGFTLVNASLSFKPIKGNDRTTITLSANNIFDVEARRAASFLKDYAPLAGRDIRVTARLSI, translated from the coding sequence ATGTGTCGTTCCGCGCTGTTGCGTGCCGGTTGCGCCCTATCCGCACTTTCTGCCGCCTTTCCTGCATTTGCCCAAGACGCCGCCAGCGACACCGCGCCACAGGCCTATCATGATCAACGAGCGGACATCGTCGTTACCGCCATCATCCCCCGACGGCAGGGCGACATATTGTCGGGCACCTCCGTGGTTTCGGGCGAAGCGCTGACCCGCGCGCTGCGCCCCACCATTGGCGACACGCTGGCCCACCAACCGGGCGTTTCAGCGACCTCCTTCGGCCCCAACGCCTCCCGCCCCGTCCTTCGCGGCTTCCAGGGCGAGCGCGTCCGCATCCTGACCGACGGCATCGGCAGTTTCGACGTGTCGAACACCTCGGTCGACCATGCGGTGGCGATCAACCCGCTGACCGCCGATCGGATCGAGGTGCTGCGCGGACCGGCAGCGCTGCTCTACGGGTCGTCGGCCATTGGCGGCGTGGTCAATGTGATCGACAGCCGCATCCCGCGCCGCGTGCCCGACGAGCCGGTCCATATCGACGGCATCGCCACCTATGGCAGCGCCGCCAATGAGCGCACCGGATCGGGCGAGATCGAGGCACCGATCGGTGACAAGATCGTGGTCCATTTCGACGGCAGCTATTCGAAGAGCGGCGATCTCGATACCGGCAATTACATTCTGACCCCCGCCCTACGCGCACAGGCCGCCGCCAGCAGCGATCCGGCGATTGAGGAGCTGGCCAGTCTGCGCGGCAAGCTGCCCAACAGCGCGGCGCGGACCTGGGAAGTGGCGGGCGGCGCGGCGCTGATCACCGACGGGGGGAATCTGGGCTTCTCGGTCGCGCATACCGACAATTTCTACGGCGTGCCGGTGCGTTATTCGCTCGATCCCAGTGGCACGGCGGAGCAGGTTCGGCTGCACATGAAGCAGGACCGCGCCGATCTGCGCGCAGAACTGCCGGTCAATGGCGGCTTCCTGGAATCCATCCGCCTGCGCGCGGGCTTTGCCGATTACCAGCATCAGGAAATCGAGGAATCGGGCGCGGTCGGCACGACCTTCTACAACCAGTCGATCGAATCGCGGCTGGAACTGGTGCAAGCCAAGCGGGGCGGCTGGGACGGCGCGATCGGCGCGCAGTTCTTCGCCCGCAATTTCCATGTCGTGGGGGAAGAGAAATTCCTGCCGCGCAACCAGACCGAGCAGCTCGGATTCTTCACGCTGCAGTCCTTCGACCTGGGCACGACGCGGGTCGAACTGGGCGGGCGTTACGAACATACGCGGGTCGGCGCGGATGCCGACGAAACGCTGCTCAACCCGACCTATCATCGCAGCTTCGACGCGCTGTCCGGTTCTCTGGGGATCAGTCAGGAAATCATCCCCGGCTGGCGCGCCGGGCTGAACCTGTCCCGCACCGAACGCGCGCCATCGGCGGAGGAATTGTTCGCGCGCGGCAACCATGCGGGCACACAGGCCTTCGAGCTCGGCAACCCCAATTTCGGGCCGGAAAAAAGCTGGGGCATTGAAGGCACGCTACGCGGCCAGGGCAAGGGCTATACGATCTCGCTGTCCGCCTATCACAATTGGTTCGACGGCTATATCTATGATTCCCTGGCCGATGACAGCGTCTGCATGGCGGTCAATGGCGGCGAACCGCTCGACTTCCCCTGCTATCAGAACCTCCAGGCCAATGCCCGCTATCTCGGCTTCGAGGCGGAAGGCACGCTGAAAGTCGGGCAGATCGGCGGCTATGCCATCAATCTCGATGGGGTGGCCGACTATGTCCGCGCCACCATCAAGGGATCTGGCCCGGCTCCGCGGATTCCGCCGCTCCGCCTGTTGGGGGGCGTTGAATTGCAGGGCGATCGGCTGAACCTGCGCGGCGAGGTCGAACATAGTTTCGCGCAGGATCGCATTGCCGACACCGAGACGCCGACTGACGGCTTCACGCTGGTCAATGCGTCGCTTTCCTTCAAGCCCATCAAGGGCAATGACCGGACGACCATCACCCTGTCCGCCAACAACATCTTCGATGTCGAGGCGCGGCGAGCCGCCAGTTTCCTCAAGGATTACGCGCCCTTGGCGGGACGCGACATCCGGGTGACGGCCCGCCTGTCGATCTGA
- a CDS encoding LysR family transcriptional regulator, with translation MTTPSLRQLDIFAQMVASGSLSRCARDLGVTPDDVARDLASLELRLGYRLFDDLAGEARLTAAGRKTAQAMTLLSQDQPDNWQVDQADDIAPPPSGASLPPPSPSRETIVLAAPAPVFGHFQEALAAFEAANDDIAITLDLTVHLADEAAWALHRGKADIAYFYALGETEDPPSRYGWSEQINLYAGVDHPLARSESVAMAELADMPTLAMEPRNGLRLIIDEALMRGGVRLGNPVLETDNLFDIMTILREGAGCFAAFGPLARDLGRMTGIRRIALERPLPAIEVRQAVRPQSPAAAAALAEFLFL, from the coding sequence ATGACCACGCCTTCCCTGCGCCAGTTGGACATATTCGCGCAGATGGTGGCATCGGGCAGCCTTTCGCGATGCGCTCGCGATCTGGGCGTCACTCCTGATGACGTGGCGCGGGATTTGGCATCGCTGGAACTGCGCCTGGGCTACCGCCTGTTCGACGATCTGGCCGGAGAAGCCCGCCTCACCGCGGCGGGTCGGAAAACGGCGCAGGCCATGACCCTGCTGTCGCAGGATCAGCCGGACAATTGGCAAGTCGATCAGGCCGACGACATCGCGCCACCGCCGTCCGGCGCTTCCCTCCCGCCCCCATCGCCCTCGCGGGAGACCATCGTCCTGGCCGCGCCCGCGCCGGTCTTCGGCCATTTTCAGGAGGCTCTGGCAGCTTTCGAGGCGGCAAATGACGATATCGCGATCACGCTCGACCTGACGGTCCATCTGGCCGACGAAGCCGCATGGGCGCTGCATCGGGGCAAGGCCGACATCGCCTATTTCTACGCTTTGGGCGAAACGGAAGACCCGCCCTCCCGCTATGGCTGGTCGGAGCAGATCAACCTCTATGCCGGCGTCGACCACCCACTCGCCCGCAGCGAAAGCGTGGCGATGGCGGAGCTGGCCGACATGCCGACGCTCGCCATGGAACCGCGCAACGGCTTGCGGCTGATCATCGACGAGGCGCTAATGCGCGGCGGCGTGCGGCTGGGCAATCCCGTTCTGGAAACCGACAATCTCTTCGACATCATGACCATCCTGCGCGAAGGGGCCGGTTGCTTCGCCGCCTTCGGCCCGCTGGCGCGTGATCTGGGGCGGATGACGGGGATCAGGCGGATTGCGCTCGAACGCCCTCTGCCAGCCATAGAAGTGCGGCAGGCCGTCCGTCCGCAAAGCCCTGCCGCCGCCGCCGCGCTGGCAGAATTTCTCTTTCTTTAA
- a CDS encoding DUF4169 family protein, translating to MGDIINLRQARKAKARADKDRLAQSNRAKFGRTKAERQAQSLEEERKNRQIEGARLDNKDDDPK from the coding sequence ATGGGCGACATCATCAATCTTCGGCAGGCCCGCAAGGCCAAGGCGCGTGCGGACAAGGACCGTCTGGCGCAGAGCAACCGCGCCAAATTCGGGCGCACAAAGGCCGAACGTCAGGCGCAGTCTTTGGAAGAAGAACGGAAGAACCGTCAGATCGAGGGCGCGCGTCTGGACAATAAGGACGATGATCCCAAGTAA